GCCGTCAGCGGTTGGGCGGCGAGCCCAATCCTCGCCTCTCGAGCCCTTCTTCCCTCTGCTCATCCGGCCTGGCTTTCTCGCCCTTATCGGTCAAGGCGGCCAGGAGCAAGAGCCCCGCGCCCACGACCACAGAGGCATCGGCGACGTTGAAGACGGCGAAGTCGATGACGCCGGGGACATAGAAGTCGATGAAATCGATGACGTAACCCAGCCTTATGCGGTCGATCAGGTTGCCGACGGCGCCGGCGAAGATGAGCGCGAAGGCCCAGCGCTGCAAGGGCGGCATCCTCCGGCCGTGACGGAGCAGCGCGTAGAGAATGGCCGCCGAGACCACGGCCGAGAGCACGCTCAGCAGCAAGGTCACGTCCTGAAGGATGCCGAAGGCGGCGCCGGTGTTGCGGACATAGGTGAGGTGAAAGCCCAGAGCGAGCGGTTCGCGGGGCCCGCCTAGGGGCAGGTTGTGAACGACCCAGAACTTGCTGAGCTGGTCGAGGA
This is a stretch of genomic DNA from Deinococcota bacterium. It encodes these proteins:
- the lspA gene encoding signal peptidase II, which produces MALAVAGLLIVLDQLSKFWVVHNLPLGGPREPLALGFHLTYVRNTGAAFGILQDVTLLLSVLSAVVSAAILYALLRHGRRMPPLQRWAFALIFAGAVGNLIDRIRLGYVIDFIDFYVPGVIDFAVFNVADASVVVGAGLLLLAALTDKGEKARPDEQREEGLERRGLGSPPNR